A stretch of DNA from Strigops habroptila isolate Jane chromosome 1, bStrHab1.2.pri, whole genome shotgun sequence:
GCACTCTGGGCTCTTTAGCCTGCATTATGTAGGTCTTAATGGAAAAAGGATCTTTTGGTAGCTGTCCTTCACTTCCACCATTACTGTCACATGTTCCCACTGAGCTGGTGTGGGGATATATGTGTTACAGATGATGAGATGTTGCATGCTCTGTGAGTAGCAGTCAGGCAGCTCAGAGGCAGAGGAACAAGGATGTGGCATGAACCTGTACTGCCCTTGTGCCAGGGAATAACAGggaaattttctttaaatggctGCACTAACTCAACAGTAACAACATAAACTGTAAATATCCACTACCACCTCTTTCAGCCTCCATGAGCTGCAGTCCAGTGCTGATGAGGGCTAAGGTTGCTGCTCCATGGCAtggagaggaagagcagcacagggacagaGCCATCCTGGGGGTGAAGGAAGGCTTCTGCCCCAATCTGCAGCCCTGTATAGGGGTGAGCATCCAGCAAAGACCATGAGGACTCCTCAttgctgctgtctctgcagaCCCAGCATTGCTTGGGCAAGAGTTGCTTCATCAGCCACCCTTCTGTCTCCTGTGTTGCAATTTCAGTACCCAAGGGCTTTAGGGTAATAATGGTCCCTCAGGGTCTGGACTTTGCTTTCAAGACCTTTGTAAATGGTGAAGttgaattaagaaaagaaagcctGCTTAGCTTCATTAGTTTGGTTTAAACCTGGATGTCACAAACAGGTTTTTGTCTTCTGACTTGTGAAATAGGAGTGACTTATTAGAAAAGCATGAAGACATGATGAACAAGAGACTGGTTCTCAGAGCTGCTTTACAAAACAGTTTTTCACTGTAAGGCCTAACTTCTGACTATCTTGTGTAACTTGGCTCAAGAATATTCATGCTGGCAATATTCTTGTTATAGTTTGTCTGAACTGAGAGTGAGAATACCCTGCTGGGTCTCTGGGGGGTCATATGTTGGAAATACGGGCTCCTGTTATTTTACGTTTTGGATCATGAACCTTATGTAGCAAGTACAAGGGAACAATTTGACAGAAGGACATTACTCATATTCTGACATTCCCGATGAGCCAGCGATCAGCATCAGGAAGAAGGATGTCCTGCTAGATGGAGCAGAAAAGAACCTGCTACTTGGTGAAGGAAAAGCCTGGGTCAAACACTAGGTATGAAAAAGCACAACAGAACAGTACCCAACATCACGAAATCCTCTATCTGCCTACAGCTTTGGCTCTGCATGACATGCTGTCTGAAAGAGATAAGCTTGCTTAAACAGaaggcagcacacacagcaaatCAGTTTGTTTCACAGGACAGATGTATTTGACAATTcttagaaacacatttttccccTTAGTAATGTTGTGGATGTTTTTCGTCCAAGTCTGAAATGACTGTCAGTGCAATAACTTCTCAGCACTTTCTTGATGGGAGTTGAGTTTAACTTTGAGTCTTGTTTTTATGGATAATTGTGAGATCTGTCATTTCTGGTAAGCAACTTTcccctgaaaacaaaaatgtcactTTTCCTTGTCTGTGGTGGTCTTCTCTGATGTAGACATATTCCCAAGTTATTGTACCCATTGTTACTTACAAATAACTATTAGACTTCCTCAAGATCTGCTGAATCATTCTTGTGTAAGAAGTCCACCCTTTCTTGGTACAGCTAGCACAGCCTTCAGACCCCATTGACATTAATGATGACcctaaacaacaaaaataaccaTATTCAGTGCCCCTGGTGTCTGCTCAAGCCATTGCATACTTGGCTGTGATAGCCACAGCTCAGTAGCTTATGCAGTCCCTATTGGGAAACCCAGCAGTCTCCAGCCACCAGCATCCCGGAAGCCAAAGCAGCCTCATGACTCTGCTGGTTAATAGGGCAAGTGATACAGTTTTCTCTTACAGATGCTGAATATGAATCTGGAAGAAATTCAGGGCTTTATTTCAATAGGGTTACTGAAATAGGTATTGGCAGTTTGAATCCAAGTCAAGGGCAACAGCTGGTATGTAATAGCcctgaaaatctgtatttcagggtgaaagacaactgaaaaccagcagaTCCCAAAGTGTAAGTTCAGAGGGTTGAAAAATGATCCCAAAATCCTCTCGTCAGCGTTGTCTGGATAGAGCTTCCAGTGCTCACCACCCACCTGTGCAGCCACTGGGCAGTGTGGAAAGCAAAGCTCACATACTCCACAACACCTGACCTGGTAGACCTGCTTAGACCATACCTCTAACACACTGTCTTCTATCTTTAGTAGCATATGGGATGCTGTGGAGacctttttccttcaaaagcatttgaaatggtTGTCCTAGGCATTTGTTAGCCGAAATCCTTAAAGATTGTAGGATGAAGGAAAAGAGGTGGTCTTTCTCAGCCTGAGGCTTCAAACTCATGATTTTCTCCTTCAAGGAAAATGCCTTACATTGTTGTGTGGGATGGCTTGGGATATACTCAGCATTTCACATGTCTCCTACAAAAGCTACACcagcaaggaataaaaaatagcttttaaatatGTCAGAGCAAGTGCAGCACAAGAAAGATGGTGTCTCTGTGGTTCAGGGGGTCTTACActcagcaggagaaaggaggacTTCCGCATTTCAAACCTGAttctttactgtgttttctgaatgttaaaGACACAAACTGATCTGAGGACAGCTGGTTCCCAGCTCCCAAGCCACCAGCTGTGAGTCTGTCTTCTTCTGTTTACCATCTGCTTTATCTTGTCCTATTTACCATGTGCTTTTTCTACCCACCCTCGCTGCTTCCATTGCAATCCCTTAGGACTGACCATTGTAGATTCCTCAGACACTGACACTCTTGGTGCTCCCATAGGACAGAGCTACACACAAAGAAAGATGCGGACTGATCTGCTGAAAATCAGAgttgcagcactgctgttccACTTTCTGAACACTGACAGATCCTTGCCATCAGCTCACTGGCTTGCAACCACAAGAGGCAACGTCATAGCCTGGGAGCTAGGCATTGTATACGCTGCAGAGCTGGAACGGAAACACCTGATCAAGCGAGAATGCCAAGTGTTTGCTCAGTCGGATGCATCTGAGCAACCCAAACACTCTGCATGTGTGTTGGTAATGTGCCCGGCAGAAAGGAAAGCTGACAGATGGACTTGATCTCAGAGGTTGTCCATGGAATATGCAACAAATCATCAGTGAATGTCTCAGTTCAACCAGCCATGGTTCCCCTGTGACAATGGATACAGCCACCTCATTAGGATGTGCCTCTAGAGGCCCTGATCCACTCTGCAGGTACATTACAGACCATGATCCAAAGTatgaagggaagaagaaactcAAGATCTCAGGCAGAGAGCTGGTGTCATTTCCTGAGCAGGTCTTTGGCTTGCACCAGTTGCAGGATCTAGAGATGAGCCCAGAATGTGAGAGCTGCCTGAGGTACCAGATGGACCTGCTGCCCCAGGAcatcagctgcctgcagcacctcacCTGCCTCTACGTGGACTCCAACAACCTGAAGACAATCCCTGCTGAAATTGGCAATTTGAGTCACTTGGAGAGGCTCACTCTGAGCAACAACAGCCTGAGCTCACTGCCCCCAGAGATGGGGGCACTCCAAAGGCTGTGCAGCTGCCACCTTGCCAACAACAGCCTCACTGAGCTGCCTGCACCCCTCTGCCAGCTCAGGAGCCTCACATTTCCGGATATGAGTGACAACAGAATAGGCACAGTCCCCTCCAGCATTTGGCATGTGGAAAAACTGGAGACGTTGCTGTTGCTCTTCAACTCACTGGAGGGTCTGCCTGAGGATGTCTGTCTTCTAAGGAACCTGCACACACTTTGGTTGGGAAACAAC
This window harbors:
- the LOC115615495 gene encoding leucine-rich repeat-containing protein 30-like; translation: MDTATSLGCASRGPDPLCRYITDHDPKYEGKKKLKISGRELVSFPEQVFGLHQLQDLEMSPECESCLRYQMDLLPQDISCLQHLTCLYVDSNNLKTIPAEIGNLSHLERLTLSNNSLSSLPPEMGALQRLCSCHLANNSLTELPAPLCQLRSLTFPDMSDNRIGTVPSSIWHVEKLETLLLLFNSLEGLPEDVCLLRNLHTLWLGNNHLRSLLASFGELVNLDWGYNYYSCNFEGNPLECLPPELCSRGPEKIRGYFLSFHRTQRN